The DNA region TGCTTTATCAAAAGCGAATGACGTTTGGGTTAATTAGGATTAAATTCTGAACCCGGTTTTTATCTCAATTATTTATGTAAAAATAATGTAAAAAAAAGAATATTCTCCCACCTATGACGATTTATGCGCACTTAACTTAGAATTTATAATATCGATTAGCTGATTTATCTCAAACGGGGTATGCGGATTTGCTGATAAGAGAAAGTTTTAATGAATAGTGCATCAAATACTTACAATATTTTTTCGGAAAATCAGGTCTTGGCCCTATCTTTAGAAGATCCTACTATAAGGAAGTTAACTTTCTTAAAGAACTTCCATAAACTTAGCGGGACGTTTTCGATTCAGATCGAGTAAGGTCCACTCTGTGCTAGCTTGGCAGGCAAGCTTTCCATTCGATAAAAGTATTTTCTGTTCGAACACAGCTCTTGTAGGAGAAGTTAAAACCAGATCCGATTCGATAGTGATCTCTTCCGGATAAGAGATCTCTTTTATAAATTTCAGATTCAAATTTAAGATCACAGGACCAAAACCTTTGTCTGCAAATTCTTCCATGGGAGCTCCCCAATCTCTCATGGCTCTCATTCTGGCCTCGTCCAAATAACCTTGGTAGTTTTTATTATTCACATGCCTGTTTGCATCCAGCTCGTCCCATCTTACATTTAAAGAATGTTTATGACCTTCTCTGATCTTTTGTCTTTCTGCAATTTGCATGTCTTATTCCTTATGGTCCAAAATTTGTATTAGAAAATTATAAAAGTTTTCCGCAGGTTCCAAAGAGCCTGTTGCCCTTCCTACGAGTAGGGCTCCTCTCCAGGAGGATTCCAGAAACAAAGCGAATTCTCTATCCGAGCTAGTAATATTCAGTTTTTTGAATGATCGGAGTTTTTGGATTGCGGAGGCCAGTTGGTCCAAGGCGGAATCAAAATAATTTTTAAGAGGTTTTTGGAGAGAAGTTTCAGAATATCCCAATTCCTGACCAAACACATTAACCAAACAGGAAACTCCTTCTTTTAGGAGTTTTTTCTCCAGTTTGATCCTTTCCTTATATAAATTTAAAAGAGAAGAGATCGGATCTTCTTTTGTTTTTTGAAGGATCTGCTCATTCCATAAGATTGCATTTTCAGAATAATATTCTAATACTTCTGAGGCAAAGTTTTGCTTGGTAGTAAAATAATTATAAAATGAGGCCTTCGGGATCTCTGCCTCATCAGCGATTTCCTGTATACCTGTTGCGGAATATCCGAATTTACGAAAACGATCGATCCCTTTCAGGATAAGAGTATGCCTCTTCTCCTGAGCGGATTCTGCACTGATTCTCATACAAAATTAATACGACCAATCGGTCGTATTAATCAAGTCTTTTTTCTTTCTCTAAAATTTTAGATAATAGGGGTAGGGTGCCTAAAACTAGTAAAATTTCCAAGGCTCCATACAAGATCCCTGTAAATTCCAGACCTACGGTTTTGTCGTATGTATGACTAAAAGATTCTTGAACCGAGATGGAGACCAAAGGTCCTAAAAGGAATCCCAAGGATCCAAGGCCTGTGAACACAGTCATGACACTCGCGTTAAAACCGCTGGGTGCAAGGGAAGAGGCAAGCCTCATCGCAGGCACATACATGATCCCTGCGCCTATTCCACAAGCGATCATGGAAAAGTATAGTCCTGAAGAAGTATTCAAAAACCCAGTACTCGCTTGAGCAATTCCGTAAATGAAAGAACCGATCCAAACTAATGTGATAGAATTCCATTTTTTAGAAAGGAGTGCAGCGGGAAGAGATAATACACTCATTAGCAGGAACATGACTCCGAAAAGTCCACCTACTTGTCCCGGAGAAAATCCAAGGTCTTCCCTTAAATGTAAATTTAAGGAACTTAAAAAATAACCTACAGTAAATCGATCCACAAAATGGAAAGCGATCGGAACGAGTAATAAAGGAGAAAGTGATAAGGCTGTTTTTGTTTTTTTCCAACCTTCCCATTCTAATTTTTTTAGAGTACCTTCTTCTAAAAAGAAAAAAGATAAAAATCCCAAAACTAAAAGAATGGATCCACCCACAAAAAAGGGTAGAAGAGGATTTTTATTTCCTAAAAACCCAAGCGACTGGCCGACTCCTCCTCCTAACGTGAGAAGTGTTCCGCCTAATCCGAATAAAATTCCTTTATTATAAAAACTAGATGTTTGGTCCTTCTCCTTGTCCGAAATACAAGTGAGAAGTAAACCTATAACAAAAATATGCGCTCCTCCCTCTAAAAATCTCAAAACAAAAAGTGAAGAGATATTTGGCATAAATGGGAGAAGGGCTAACAAAAACGCGTCCAATATAGCAAAAGTTCCGATTAATTTTTTTCTGGTCCCTAATTTATCCGATAGCCATCCTGCTAAAGGTGAAAATAAAAAAGAACCAAGCATCGCGGAACTTTGGAACCAGGCTACTCCGTATCCGGTTCCACCCAATCTATCTTTTATGATCTCTTTATATACCGGCACGATCATCGTAACCGGAAGCATAGCTAAAAAGATGAAGGATAATGTGATCCAGGGAAAAGAATCCACCCCCAGGGAGGAGGATTCTTTTTTGGCAGATACTTTTAACAAAAATCAGTGCCTCGCAGGACTTGCTAGAACTTCTTCGAATTTGGCTTTGCCTATGGAGGAGATCAAGGTTTCTTCCAACTCGTCGAAAATTTTTCCGTTCAGTTTGAAAACTTCATTTGCTTCTTGTACGATTTTTTCTTTTTCAGAATCGGAGAGAGGAAGAGAATCCAAGGTGTTTCTATATTTATCCTTAAAATCTTTCGGGCTGGAAATTTCAGGGAATTCATAAAAATCCAGACCAGATGTTCCTTCAATCCCTAAAGCTTTAGCCGCCACTCTTTTTAAGATCTGCCCGCCGGAAAGATCTCCTAAATAACGAACATAACTGTGAGCTACTAATAATTCAGGTGAAGTATTTGCAATTTCTCTAATATGTTTTACGTAAGTTTCTGTAGCCGGGGTGGTCTTTGGAGAATGTCCCGATTGAAAAAAATGCGCCAGGTCTTTTTCGATCATTCCTTTTCTGTATAATTCAGGAAATCTGATCTTTCCTACGATTGGATGGTCTTTTTTGTTTTCCAACTCTTCTTCCATTGCAGCATAAACGAAATAAAAAGATTCCAAATGTTTAGCGTAACTTTTGGGCTCCAATACTCCTTTCATAAAGCAGCGAATGAATGCGTTGTTTTCCGCGATGGTATGAGATTCGGAGGTTCCGTCTCTTAATGCTTGGGCTAGGCTCATGGGGTTTCTCCTGACAATACTGTGACAAATCTCTAATTTTAGGTTTGAGAGTCAATCTCAAAAAATTAATTTTGGTAGAATTGCCTGGGGAGAGAATTTTGTAGCTTATTTTGTCTTTGTTAGTCATGCAAGCCTCTATACTTTATTAAATCGATGTATTCTAGAGCAATATTCGTTCTCTTCTTATTTATTCTTTCAGACTGTATAACTTCAAAATCAATACCGGAAAGCGAACTTCGCAAAATTGAATTTTCTAAATTAAACACTTATTATGCGGGAAAGGACGGAAAAGGTTATGAAACTCCTGACGAGTCTTCAACTGCCATAGTGCAGTTTTTGAACGGTCAAAAAATTAAAGTTTTAGAATCTCTTTCAGATCCTCGCAGAAACTTATACGGCTGGGTGTTGGTTCAAACTGAATCGGGTACG from Leptospira selangorensis includes:
- a CDS encoding acyl-CoA thioesterase, coding for MQIAERQKIREGHKHSLNVRWDELDANRHVNNKNYQGYLDEARMRAMRDWGAPMEEFADKGFGPVILNLNLKFIKEISYPEEITIESDLVLTSPTRAVFEQKILLSNGKLACQASTEWTLLDLNRKRPAKFMEVL
- a CDS encoding TetR/AcrR family transcriptional regulator, whose translation is MRISAESAQEKRHTLILKGIDRFRKFGYSATGIQEIADEAEIPKASFYNYFTTKQNFASEVLEYYSENAILWNEQILQKTKEDPISSLLNLYKERIKLEKKLLKEGVSCLVNVFGQELGYSETSLQKPLKNYFDSALDQLASAIQKLRSFKKLNITSSDREFALFLESSWRGALLVGRATGSLEPAENFYNFLIQILDHKE
- a CDS encoding MFS transporter, whose product is MLKVSAKKESSSLGVDSFPWITLSFIFLAMLPVTMIVPVYKEIIKDRLGGTGYGVAWFQSSAMLGSFLFSPLAGWLSDKLGTRKKLIGTFAILDAFLLALLPFMPNISSLFVLRFLEGGAHIFVIGLLLTCISDKEKDQTSSFYNKGILFGLGGTLLTLGGGVGQSLGFLGNKNPLLPFFVGGSILLVLGFLSFFFLEEGTLKKLEWEGWKKTKTALSLSPLLLVPIAFHFVDRFTVGYFLSSLNLHLREDLGFSPGQVGGLFGVMFLLMSVLSLPAALLSKKWNSITLVWIGSFIYGIAQASTGFLNTSSGLYFSMIACGIGAGIMYVPAMRLASSLAPSGFNASVMTVFTGLGSLGFLLGPLVSISVQESFSHTYDKTVGLEFTGILYGALEILLVLGTLPLLSKILEKEKRLD
- a CDS encoding heme oxygenase (biliverdin-producing), encoding MSLAQALRDGTSESHTIAENNAFIRCFMKGVLEPKSYAKHLESFYFVYAAMEEELENKKDHPIVGKIRFPELYRKGMIEKDLAHFFQSGHSPKTTPATETYVKHIREIANTSPELLVAHSYVRYLGDLSGGQILKRVAAKALGIEGTSGLDFYEFPEISSPKDFKDKYRNTLDSLPLSDSEKEKIVQEANEVFKLNGKIFDELEETLISSIGKAKFEEVLASPARH